One stretch of candidate division WOR-3 bacterium DNA includes these proteins:
- the rny gene encoding ribonuclease Y — protein sequence MTIGILIGIGIVIVAATLIIYFYLRFGKAKLAHASLEAAKIIEEAKKEAETYRKSSEITAKEQWYQEKLKFEKETASRRKEIEKAEKRLVEKEMVLERREHLIVDKEKELLTKEHNLQNKERIIHAKSERLDQMIKEQNEALQKIATLSKEEAKKALMKNLEAEARHEAAALINQIREEAKEKAEATAREIILQVIQRCATSHTAETTISVVPIPSDEMKGRIIGREGRNIRAFENLTGVEVIIDDTPETISLSCFDPIRREVARLAMEKLISDGRIHPTRIEEVIKDARNEINNVIKSTGEEVTLEMGIIGFVPEIIKYLGKMKYRTSYGQNLLQHSKEVANLSALLAQELGLDPMIAKRAGLLHDLGKVADGNVEGSHARAGAELARKFGENEMIVNA from the coding sequence ATGACTATCGGAATTTTAATCGGTATCGGCATTGTAATAGTTGCCGCTACGTTAATCATCTATTTTTACCTGAGATTCGGTAAAGCAAAATTGGCTCACGCTTCCCTGGAAGCCGCAAAAATAATCGAGGAAGCAAAAAAAGAAGCCGAGACATATCGTAAATCTTCTGAAATAACCGCCAAAGAACAGTGGTATCAGGAAAAGCTGAAGTTCGAAAAAGAAACCGCATCCCGTAGAAAAGAGATTGAAAAAGCAGAGAAACGGCTCGTGGAGAAGGAGATGGTTTTAGAAAGAAGAGAACATCTGATCGTGGACAAGGAAAAAGAGCTTCTTACAAAAGAGCACAATCTTCAAAATAAAGAACGGATAATACATGCAAAGTCAGAGCGGCTTGACCAGATGATCAAGGAACAGAATGAAGCGCTTCAGAAAATCGCCACGCTCTCAAAAGAAGAAGCCAAGAAGGCGTTGATGAAGAATCTTGAAGCGGAAGCACGGCACGAGGCAGCAGCTTTGATAAATCAAATCAGAGAAGAAGCGAAAGAAAAAGCCGAAGCCACTGCCCGGGAGATCATCCTCCAGGTGATCCAGCGCTGTGCCACTTCCCATACCGCCGAAACCACAATATCGGTCGTGCCCATTCCTTCCGATGAAATGAAAGGAAGAATCATCGGTCGGGAAGGACGGAACATACGGGCGTTTGAAAATCTCACCGGTGTTGAAGTCATCATCGATGATACGCCTGAAACGATTTCACTCTCCTGCTTCGACCCGATACGTCGTGAAGTGGCTCGTCTTGCAATGGAAAAGTTGATCTCCGACGGTAGAATCCACCCCACACGTATCGAAGAGGTGATTAAAGATGCACGTAATGAAATAAACAATGTAATCAAGAGCACTGGTGAAGAAGTGACCCTGGAAATGGGCATTATCGGTTTTGTTCCGGAAATAATAAAGTATCTCGGTAAGATGAAGTATCGAACGAGTTATGGTCAGAATCTACTCCAGCACTCAAAAGAGGTCGCTAATCTTTCGGCGCTGCTTGCGCAGGAATTGGGACTTGACCCGATGATAGCGAAACGAGCCGGTCTGCTGCACGATCTGGGTAAAGTGGCTGACGGAAACGTCGAAGGTTCTCACGCCCGCGCCGGAGCCGAACTCGCCCGTAAATTCGGTGAAAATGAAATGATTGTGAACGCAAT
- a CDS encoding cell division protein ZapA: MRSNLKKNEVVVTIFGNDYRVISDDLDPERIKEVAEIVDAKMKEIHREFPLPSTTKIAVLACLNLVDDYQRRESQHKKKIAEMEERIRSLILKLDEAVP, translated from the coding sequence GTGAGGTCTAATTTGAAAAAGAACGAAGTTGTTGTAACCATCTTCGGAAATGACTATCGGGTCATTTCCGACGATTTAGATCCTGAGCGAATAAAGGAAGTTGCTGAGATCGTCGATGCGAAGATGAAGGAAATACATAGAGAATTTCCTCTGCCGTCGACTACAAAAATAGCGGTACTTGCCTGTTTGAATCTGGTTGACGACTATCAACGCCGCGAAAGTCAGCACAAGAAAAAAATCGCTGAAATGGAAGAGAGGATTAGATCTCTAATCCTTAAATTGGATGAAGCAGTTCCTTAA
- a CDS encoding cell division protein ZapB, protein MDELNKLEEKVNKLILLISELKQRVEEAEDENARLKERDKEVQEKIEGLIEKIDKLLI, encoded by the coding sequence TTGGACGAATTAAATAAACTCGAAGAGAAAGTCAATAAACTGATTTTGTTAATTAGCGAACTTAAGCAGCGGGTTGAAGAAGCAGAAGATGAAAACGCCCGTCTTAAGGAAAGAGATAAAGAAGTACAGGAAAAGATTGAGGGTTTGATTGAAAAAATTGATAAACTGCTCATTTAA
- a CDS encoding phenylalanine--tRNA ligase subunit beta — MLITVKWLEELLGKKLEVERLKRISLNLGLEVEEVTSLAPPDLRIGRIERLTPHPTLGNLTILQVKLNKRLQIVTAAKNVKKGDLVLVGPAGIKFNEQTIKEKNFKGVKSEGVLISEQELGLAESSTGVIILERGKPGALFKDFFDDLVLDMSTTPNRPDWLSVEGIAREMAVGLNINKAVRPAADRLLYASKQTNRRGSFKIEIKNLTGCPRYTARIFNNVEVKESPFWMKWRLHCMGMSHVNNIVDITNIIMLLTGQPLHPFDLDLLKGGIIIRKAKSGEEFTTLEGTKLTLTRDDLIIADDNGPIALAGIIGARCAQITENTKRVLLESAYFDPKYIAHTSRRLGLITEASIRFERGADISAVDKASLRSGELFKRYASAKEQEFLGEGEKGKAVRIKFSLDRLNKILSLALTSDQVKSLLKKIDIQVSGRGKLLARIPHYRRDLRIEEDIYEEVARVFGYMKIPETMPQRWGGRVKIDRMRMYENNVKNYLLGQGYSEAYTLSLTASSRLLKSGFDKFVTIKNPLNERFDALRPTLFFGLLDCVNYNLSKGNRSLRFFEIGNILLPEDPFQERRLGLIVGGEQYPDFWNKRGEVIDYYDAKGIVESIFKLLHIKEIQFTEVTKRGFSQAAAVQLAGKELGFVGCIESTLCKSPYYYAELHLEKILKLITETYYIPPAKYPANTRDLSFLVDIGVEVPRLIEMITEVGGPILEKVILFDYYKGKNLPADKKNLGFRLYFRSPDRTLTDSEVDAFVKRIEEKLSKKVDAKLRKKE; from the coding sequence ATGTTGATAACAGTCAAATGGCTTGAAGAATTACTCGGCAAAAAATTAGAGGTGGAGAGACTGAAACGCATCTCGCTGAATCTCGGATTGGAAGTTGAAGAGGTCACCTCTCTTGCTCCTCCTGATTTAAGGATCGGAAGGATAGAGAGGCTTACCCCTCATCCGACCCTTGGTAATTTAACGATTCTGCAGGTGAAATTGAATAAAAGACTCCAAATCGTCACCGCCGCCAAAAACGTAAAAAAAGGCGATCTTGTACTCGTCGGACCTGCAGGTATAAAATTCAATGAACAGACAATCAAAGAAAAAAACTTTAAGGGTGTCAAATCCGAGGGAGTTTTAATCAGCGAGCAAGAACTGGGATTAGCTGAAAGCTCGACCGGTGTCATTATCCTGGAACGAGGAAAACCAGGAGCGTTATTTAAAGATTTTTTTGATGATTTAGTACTTGATATGAGCACTACGCCGAATCGTCCGGATTGGCTTTCTGTTGAGGGCATCGCGCGCGAAATGGCTGTGGGATTGAATATCAATAAAGCGGTACGTCCTGCGGCGGACAGGTTGTTGTATGCTTCAAAACAGACAAACCGAAGAGGCTCTTTTAAAATAGAGATAAAAAACCTGACAGGATGCCCGAGATATACTGCAAGGATCTTCAACAATGTCGAAGTCAAGGAATCACCATTCTGGATGAAATGGCGTCTGCATTGTATGGGAATGAGCCATGTGAATAATATCGTGGATATCACAAATATTATAATGCTCTTAACCGGCCAACCCCTGCATCCTTTCGACCTCGATCTGTTAAAGGGCGGGATCATAATCAGAAAGGCGAAATCCGGTGAAGAATTCACGACTTTGGAAGGAACCAAATTAACCCTTACCAGGGATGATCTGATCATCGCCGATGATAATGGACCCATCGCCCTTGCCGGAATCATCGGTGCCCGATGTGCGCAGATAACCGAAAACACCAAACGGGTTCTCCTCGAAAGCGCCTATTTTGACCCCAAGTACATCGCACACACCTCACGACGGCTGGGTCTGATAACAGAAGCCTCTATACGCTTTGAGCGTGGAGCCGACATCTCGGCGGTGGATAAAGCCTCTTTACGGAGTGGTGAACTGTTCAAAAGATATGCTTCTGCAAAAGAACAGGAGTTTCTCGGTGAGGGTGAAAAAGGCAAAGCAGTGAGGATTAAATTCTCCCTCGACCGATTAAACAAAATACTTTCTCTGGCTCTTACCTCTGATCAGGTGAAATCATTACTAAAGAAAATTGATATTCAGGTCAGCGGCAGAGGAAAACTCCTCGCCCGAATACCGCACTATCGGCGTGACTTACGCATTGAAGAAGATATTTATGAAGAAGTTGCAAGGGTTTTCGGTTACATGAAGATTCCCGAAACAATGCCTCAAAGATGGGGAGGGCGTGTCAAAATAGACAGAATGCGTATGTATGAAAACAACGTAAAGAACTACCTTCTGGGACAGGGATATAGTGAAGCCTATACCCTTTCATTAACAGCCAGTTCAAGACTCTTAAAATCTGGCTTTGATAAATTCGTAACAATAAAAAATCCTTTGAACGAGCGTTTCGACGCCCTGCGGCCGACGCTCTTTTTCGGTCTTTTGGACTGTGTAAATTATAATCTCTCAAAAGGAAACAGGTCCTTACGATTCTTCGAAATAGGAAACATCCTGCTTCCTGAAGATCCATTCCAGGAAAGGAGATTGGGACTGATCGTCGGCGGTGAACAATATCCTGATTTCTGGAATAAAAGAGGTGAAGTCATCGACTACTACGATGCCAAAGGTATCGTTGAAAGCATCTTCAAACTCCTCCACATAAAAGAAATCCAATTCACCGAAGTGACGAAAAGAGGATTCAGTCAGGCGGCGGCTGTCCAGTTAGCCGGGAAAGAACTGGGATTTGTCGGATGCATTGAAAGCACTCTCTGTAAATCGCCTTACTATTACGCTGAACTGCACCTCGAAAAAATCCTGAAATTGATTACTGAAACCTATTACATCCCACCGGCGAAATATCCTGCAAACACAAGGGACCTTTCCTTTCTGGTCGATATCGGGGTCGAAGTACCCCGTCTCATTGAAATGATTACTGAAGTCGGAGGCCCGATTCTGGAAAAAGTCATTCTTTTCGATTACTATAAAGGGAAAAATCTTCCGGCGGACAAAAAAAATCTTGGTTTTCGTCTCTATTTCAGATCTCCAGATCGAACCCTTACCGATTCTGAAGTGGACGCTTTTGTCAAACGCATTGAAGAAAAATTATCAAAAAAAGTCGATGCTAAACTAAGGAAAAAGGAGTAA
- a CDS encoding phenylalanine--tRNA ligase subunit alpha: MEEKLNILKKKIQEALKDAADKKSLEEIRIKFLGRKGEVNRLFKEIVRLPVEKRKLYGNEINKLKKELNQELNTRLSKYTSESGKKFEMLLPGRTPPVGYAHPLSKIFSEIVTFFTNFGFSIATGPEIEYDWYNFEALNIPKDHPARDMFSSFYIKGDLLLRSHTSPVQIRVMEKQKPPIKIICPGRCYRYDPFDASHSPVFHQVEALYVDRDVSFGELKWILSEFVKFIFGPKTKYQLRPSFFPFTEPSGELAIRCAVCGGSGCSVCGYSGWLEMLGCGMVHPQVLKNVKISPKKYSGYALGMGVERVAMIKYVIDDIRAFYNNDIRFLEQF, encoded by the coding sequence ATGGAAGAGAAACTCAACATATTAAAGAAGAAGATTCAGGAAGCATTAAAAGATGCGGCTGATAAAAAGAGTCTTGAAGAGATACGGATTAAATTTTTGGGAAGAAAAGGTGAAGTAAACAGACTTTTCAAGGAAATCGTCCGTCTTCCGGTCGAAAAGAGAAAACTCTACGGCAACGAAATCAATAAATTAAAGAAAGAACTCAACCAGGAATTGAACACCCGCCTTAGCAAGTACACGTCTGAATCCGGGAAGAAGTTCGAAATGCTCTTGCCCGGAAGAACACCACCTGTGGGCTATGCACATCCTTTATCGAAAATCTTCAGTGAAATCGTAACTTTTTTCACAAACTTCGGGTTCAGTATCGCCACTGGTCCGGAAATCGAATATGACTGGTATAACTTCGAGGCGCTCAACATTCCCAAAGACCATCCGGCACGGGATATGTTTTCAAGTTTCTACATAAAAGGAGACCTTCTCCTGCGCAGCCACACCTCTCCTGTTCAGATCAGGGTCATGGAAAAACAAAAACCGCCCATAAAAATCATCTGTCCGGGCAGGTGTTACCGATACGACCCGTTTGACGCCAGCCATTCACCTGTCTTTCATCAGGTTGAAGCGTTATATGTGGACAGGGATGTATCTTTCGGCGAATTGAAGTGGATCTTAAGTGAATTCGTGAAATTCATCTTTGGTCCTAAAACAAAGTATCAACTCAGACCCTCGTTCTTTCCGTTTACCGAACCATCAGGCGAACTGGCGATAAGATGTGCGGTGTGTGGCGGTAGCGGCTGTTCGGTCTGCGGATACAGCGGCTGGCTCGAGATGCTGGGTTGTGGTATGGTCCATCCTCAGGTTTTGAAAAACGTCAAGATTTCACCGAAAAAATATTCCGGATACGCCCTGGGTATGGGCGTAGAACGTGTTGCGATGATCAAGTATGTGATTGATGATATCAGGGCTTTTTATAATAATGATATCAGATTTCTGGAGCAGTTCTGA
- a CDS encoding 50S ribosomal protein L20 has product MPRTKNVPVTRKRRKKWLKQAKGYWGARHKLYKTARVAVMKAWLSAYRERKRKKRVFRALWITRINAALRSQNMKYSQFIHALKKLNIELDRKTLAALAYEHPEQFNALVDLCRNEEQPESKK; this is encoded by the coding sequence ATGCCCAGAACAAAAAATGTGCCAGTTACAAGAAAAAGACGGAAAAAATGGCTGAAACAGGCAAAGGGCTATTGGGGCGCCCGGCATAAGCTATACAAGACGGCCCGGGTCGCGGTCATGAAGGCATGGCTTTCAGCCTATCGAGAACGGAAACGAAAAAAACGTGTGTTCAGAGCATTGTGGATAACCAGAATCAATGCTGCGTTAAGAAGTCAAAACATGAAATATTCCCAGTTTATACACGCCCTGAAAAAGCTCAATATTGAACTCGACCGAAAAACACTCGCGGCACTCGCTTACGAACATCCTGAACAATTCAATGCCCTCGTTGATCTGTGCAGAAATGAGGAACAGCCCGAATCAAAAAAATAG
- a CDS encoding 50S ribosomal protein L35, with protein MAKQKTKRGWAKRVKKRKSGVITRRKAGKGHLLTSKSKKRKRRLRQAAKVSKADKKRLKGLV; from the coding sequence ATGGCTAAACAAAAAACCAAAAGAGGCTGGGCGAAAAGAGTAAAAAAGAGGAAGAGTGGGGTAATAACAAGAAGAAAAGCCGGTAAAGGGCATCTTCTTACCTCTAAATCAAAGAAAAGAAAGAGGAGACTTCGTCAAGCAGCCAAGGTGTCCAAAGCCGACAAAAAAAGACTTAAAGGTTTAGTTTAA
- a CDS encoding translation initiation factor IF-3 has translation MQIKNLPRANRHIRAQRVKLISEKGEVLGEFHIKEAMRMANERKLDLVEVAPNANPPVCKIMDFGKYVYEKKRQERASRKHQHRTTGRGMRMSLKISEHDYQVKLAKIKEFLTDGDRVKVTLRLRGREMLHADLGFKVLEKVATDIEGLGKMENPIKREHNIIHVTFLPEKKRR, from the coding sequence GTGCAAATTAAAAATTTACCGAGAGCAAATCGACACATCAGGGCACAAAGAGTAAAATTAATCAGTGAAAAAGGAGAGGTTCTTGGCGAATTCCACATAAAAGAAGCGATGCGTATGGCTAACGAACGAAAATTGGACCTGGTTGAAGTCGCACCGAACGCCAATCCGCCGGTGTGTAAAATAATGGATTTCGGTAAATACGTGTATGAAAAGAAGCGGCAGGAACGGGCGTCCCGTAAACATCAGCATCGTACAACCGGCAGAGGAATGAGGATGTCGTTGAAGATAAGTGAACATGACTATCAGGTCAAACTCGCGAAAATCAAGGAATTCCTCACTGACGGAGATCGAGTGAAAGTAACTCTACGACTCAGAGGAAGAGAAATGCTGCATGCAGACCTCGGTTTCAAAGTGCTGGAAAAAGTCGCTACGGATATTGAGGGATTAGGAAAGATGGAAAATCCGATCAAGCGGGAACATAATATCATCCACGTCACATTTCTTCCAGAAAAGAAAAGGAGATAA